A single Crateriforma conspicua DNA region contains:
- a CDS encoding MFS transporter, protein MKSDSLATRSFVGFLVTQFFGAFNDNLFKQLLLLLAVPSAAAIAAGQAKGPDLQGIATVVFGLPFVFAGGLAGFWADKFNKRTIIVGSKMAEIVVMALGMIAFWAVPYVGFYGLWAVLFLMGLQSTFFGPGKYGILPEMLEKRQLPRANGLVLMTTFVAIIIGTAAAGPLKDALVDPDIPGVRAAQKLWIGSFVCIGIAILGTISSLFIARVPVADPDLKLKAEYLTVPKPMRRLLVEDKPLLWALLASCVFWLIAGLTIQAVNSLGKTQLGLSDTNTSLMVSLISVGIAIGGVVAGWLTRKTSARTVLHIGCWGVVLFCVLLAITVPGRGHLLGFPGSIPALMLLGASAAFFAIPIQVFLQSRPPDELKGRMIAVMNQANFIAIVGSGILYQIMDLVISQAAWPRSSVFAAMAVLFVPVAIVYRLDDSDDAVPSGPDGIPETAV, encoded by the coding sequence ATGAAATCTGACTCGCTAGCCACTCGCAGTTTCGTCGGATTTTTGGTGACGCAGTTCTTTGGTGCGTTCAACGACAACCTGTTCAAACAGTTACTGCTGCTGTTGGCGGTGCCTTCGGCGGCGGCGATCGCGGCCGGTCAAGCGAAAGGCCCCGATCTGCAGGGAATCGCCACGGTGGTCTTTGGTTTGCCGTTTGTCTTTGCCGGTGGTTTGGCCGGGTTTTGGGCCGACAAATTCAACAAACGCACCATCATCGTCGGCAGCAAAATGGCCGAAATCGTTGTCATGGCGTTGGGCATGATCGCGTTTTGGGCAGTCCCCTATGTCGGCTTTTACGGATTGTGGGCGGTCTTGTTTTTGATGGGCCTGCAAAGCACGTTTTTCGGTCCAGGAAAGTACGGCATCTTGCCGGAGATGTTGGAGAAACGTCAGTTGCCCCGCGCCAACGGTCTGGTTTTGATGACCACGTTCGTTGCAATCATCATCGGAACCGCTGCGGCGGGGCCGCTGAAAGACGCTTTGGTGGATCCTGATATCCCCGGCGTTCGCGCGGCCCAAAAGTTGTGGATCGGATCGTTTGTCTGCATCGGCATCGCAATCTTGGGAACGATTTCCAGTTTGTTCATCGCGCGAGTCCCGGTCGCCGATCCGGATCTGAAACTGAAGGCCGAGTATTTGACGGTCCCCAAACCGATGCGGCGATTGTTGGTCGAAGACAAGCCGCTGTTGTGGGCACTGCTTGCGTCATGTGTGTTTTGGTTGATTGCGGGGCTGACCATTCAAGCGGTCAATTCGTTGGGCAAAACACAACTGGGACTGTCCGATACAAACACCAGTTTGATGGTGTCACTGATCAGTGTTGGTATCGCCATTGGTGGTGTGGTGGCCGGATGGCTGACACGGAAGACGTCGGCGCGAACGGTGCTGCACATCGGATGTTGGGGTGTGGTCTTGTTCTGTGTGTTGTTGGCGATCACGGTTCCGGGCCGAGGGCATTTGCTGGGGTTTCCCGGCAGCATTCCCGCCCTGATGTTGCTGGGGGCTTCGGCGGCATTCTTTGCGATTCCCATCCAAGTCTTTCTTCAATCGCGTCCGCCCGATGAGCTGAAGGGACGCATGATTGCGGTGATGAACCAGGCGAACTTCATCGCCATTGTCGGCTCGGGCATCCTGTACCAGATCATGGACTTGGTGATCAGCCAGGCTGCTTGGCCACGCAGTAGTGTGTTCGCAGCGATGGCGGTCTTGTTCGTTCCGGTGGCGATCGTTTACCGACTGGACGACAGCGATGACGCCGTGCCAAGCGGACCCGACGGGATCCCAGAAACGGCGGTTTAG
- the metX gene encoding homoserine O-acetyltransferase MetX: MQFQSTDDLRSDGPLRYAQSVDFDQPLSLELGGSLPHVRCAYETWGTLNKDASNAILVCHAISGDSHAARHDDDDAPGWWDALIGPGKPIDTDRFFVVCPNVLGGCRGTTGPGDLDPATKRPYGADFPRITIGDMVAVQRRLADHLGINRWKAVVGGSLGGHQVLTWVTRYPDSADTCIAIATSPRLTSQALGFDVVGRNAIQSDPSFADGQYYDRPSRPDTGLAIARMLGHITYLSSQAMDAKFDPDRHDPRQIASDFEQRFSVGSYLAHQGQKFVTRFDANSYITLTMAMDLFDLGDTRLKLMERFDDSDCNYLIVSFSSDWLFTPQQSRDIVNALTALDHEVTYAEITTDAGHDAFLIESDIDQYGPLVRAKLGDIDTSRPPLKPADEAILELIPDDASVLDLGCGSGRLLSALATRGRRRLMGVEVAQAKILAAAARGLDVIDYDLNKGLPAFIDNQFDFVVLNSTLQAVENVESLFGEMMRVGRHAVLSFPNFAFRDLRDHYVRQGRSPKSQGEFNHDWFNTPNRRFPSIADVLEFCQRRGVTVNDAVYLDTTRGTKVSDDDDPNLNADVAVILLSAV, encoded by the coding sequence ATGCAATTTCAAAGCACCGATGATCTCCGCAGCGACGGCCCGCTGCGGTACGCCCAATCGGTCGACTTTGATCAACCATTGTCGCTGGAGCTCGGTGGTTCGCTGCCGCACGTCCGCTGTGCCTATGAAACGTGGGGCACGCTGAACAAGGACGCTTCCAATGCGATTCTAGTCTGTCACGCGATCAGCGGTGATTCGCACGCGGCGCGGCATGACGATGACGACGCGCCGGGGTGGTGGGACGCCCTGATCGGTCCGGGAAAGCCGATCGATACCGATCGTTTCTTTGTCGTCTGTCCCAACGTTCTGGGCGGCTGCCGCGGGACGACCGGTCCGGGGGATCTGGATCCCGCCACCAAACGCCCCTATGGCGCCGACTTTCCTCGCATCACCATCGGGGACATGGTGGCGGTGCAGCGACGCTTGGCCGATCATTTGGGGATCAACCGATGGAAAGCCGTGGTGGGCGGATCGCTGGGCGGCCACCAAGTGCTGACCTGGGTGACACGGTACCCCGATTCGGCCGACACCTGCATTGCGATTGCCACGTCGCCGCGATTGACGTCCCAGGCGTTGGGGTTCGACGTGGTCGGACGCAATGCGATCCAGTCGGATCCTTCCTTCGCCGACGGCCAATACTACGATCGCCCCAGTCGTCCCGATACGGGGTTGGCAATCGCACGGATGTTGGGCCACATCACGTATTTGTCCAGCCAAGCGATGGACGCCAAGTTTGATCCGGATCGCCATGACCCGCGTCAGATTGCATCGGATTTTGAGCAGCGTTTCAGCGTCGGATCCTACCTGGCGCACCAAGGCCAAAAGTTTGTCACCCGGTTTGACGCCAACAGTTACATCACGCTGACCATGGCGATGGATCTGTTTGATTTGGGCGACACAAGATTGAAGCTGATGGAGCGGTTTGACGATTCGGATTGCAATTATTTGATCGTCAGTTTCAGCAGTGATTGGTTGTTCACGCCACAACAGTCACGGGACATCGTCAATGCGTTGACGGCGCTGGATCACGAGGTCACCTACGCCGAAATTACCACCGACGCCGGGCACGATGCGTTTTTGATCGAATCGGATATCGACCAATACGGTCCGTTGGTGCGTGCGAAGCTTGGCGACATCGACACCAGTCGTCCGCCGCTTAAACCGGCCGACGAAGCCATCTTGGAATTGATTCCCGATGACGCTTCGGTGTTGGATTTGGGTTGTGGCAGCGGGCGATTGTTGTCCGCGCTGGCGACCCGCGGTCGCCGACGATTGATGGGAGTGGAAGTCGCCCAGGCAAAGATCTTGGCGGCGGCCGCGCGTGGTTTGGACGTGATCGATTACGACCTGAACAAAGGTTTGCCCGCGTTCATCGACAACCAGTTCGACTTCGTCGTGTTGAATTCGACGCTGCAAGCGGTGGAAAACGTCGAATCGCTGTTCGGCGAAATGATGCGTGTCGGGCGTCACGCTGTGTTAAGTTTTCCAAACTTTGCGTTTCGTGATCTGCGTGACCATTACGTTCGCCAAGGGCGTTCGCCAAAATCGCAGGGCGAATTCAACCACGACTGGTTCAATACGCCCAATCGACGATTCCCCAGCATCGCGGACGTGCTGGAATTTTGTCAGCGTCGCGGCGTAACGGTGAACGACGCGGTTTATTTGGACACCACACGCGGAACCAAAGTCAGCGACGACGACGACCCGAATTTGAACGCCGACGTCGCCGTGATACTTTTAAGCGCTGTCTGA
- a CDS encoding O-acetylhomoserine aminocarboxypropyltransferase/cysteine synthase family protein, with protein sequence MSEPQYRDATLALHAGQQPDPATNSRAVPIYATTSYTFNDTEHAAALFGLTEFGNIYSRLMNPTVDVLEKRLAALDGGVTGLCFASGQAAITAAILTIAHSGQNIVSSTSLYGGTWTLFTQTLKNLGVEVRFFDPSKPETIHGLVDENTRLVYMESLGNPKNDVPDFKAIADAAHTAPHGAIPVICDNTVMTPMLLKPIQHGIDIVVYSTTKFIGGHGTSIGGAIVDSGNFKWADQPDKWPEFCGPSPSYHGAVFEEHLRPMGNIAYNLHIRTHWLRDTGAAMNPFAAFLFLQGLETLHLRMPRHCENALAVAKFLESHDGVDWVNYPGLESSPHHANAQKYLPDGQGAILGFGIKGGLEAGKKFINACKLCSHLANIGDAKTLVIHPASTTHQQLSESEQSSAGVTPEYVRVSVGIEDAQDIIDDLKQALAVATA encoded by the coding sequence ATGTCCGAACCGCAATATCGCGATGCGACGTTGGCGCTGCACGCCGGTCAACAGCCCGACCCCGCCACCAACAGCCGCGCGGTGCCGATCTATGCGACGACCAGTTACACGTTCAATGACACCGAACACGCTGCGGCGTTGTTCGGATTGACCGAGTTCGGAAACATCTACAGCCGGTTGATGAACCCAACCGTCGACGTTTTGGAAAAGCGTCTGGCGGCTTTGGACGGTGGCGTCACGGGCCTGTGTTTTGCCAGCGGCCAAGCGGCGATCACGGCTGCGATTTTGACGATCGCCCACAGCGGTCAAAACATCGTCAGCAGCACGTCGCTGTATGGCGGCACCTGGACGTTGTTCACGCAAACGCTGAAGAACCTGGGCGTCGAAGTCCGTTTCTTTGATCCGAGCAAACCGGAAACCATTCACGGCCTGGTCGATGAAAACACGCGACTGGTCTACATGGAATCGCTGGGCAACCCGAAGAACGACGTCCCCGATTTCAAAGCCATCGCCGATGCGGCCCACACCGCACCGCACGGCGCGATTCCGGTCATCTGTGACAACACCGTAATGACCCCGATGTTGCTCAAGCCGATTCAGCACGGCATCGACATCGTCGTCTACAGCACGACCAAGTTCATCGGCGGCCATGGCACCAGCATCGGCGGTGCGATCGTCGACAGCGGAAACTTCAAATGGGCCGACCAGCCCGACAAATGGCCGGAATTCTGCGGCCCGTCCCCGTCATACCACGGTGCGGTTTTCGAAGAACACCTGCGTCCGATGGGCAACATCGCCTACAACTTGCACATTCGCACCCACTGGTTGCGAGACACCGGTGCGGCGATGAACCCGTTCGCGGCTTTCTTGTTCCTGCAAGGTCTGGAAACACTGCACCTGCGAATGCCACGGCACTGCGAAAACGCTTTGGCCGTTGCCAAGTTCCTGGAATCTCACGACGGGGTTGATTGGGTCAATTACCCGGGACTGGAATCCAGCCCCCACCACGCCAACGCTCAAAAGTATTTGCCCGATGGCCAAGGCGCGATCCTGGGCTTCGGCATCAAGGGCGGATTGGAAGCGGGCAAGAAGTTCATCAATGCGTGCAAGCTGTGTTCGCACTTGGCCAATATCGGCGATGCGAAAACGCTGGTCATTCACCCCGCCAGCACGACCCACCAACAGCTGTCCGAAAGCGAACAGTCCAGCGCGGGCGTGACGCCGGAGTACGTTCGCGTCAGCGTGGGGATCGAGGATGCCCAGGACATCATCGACGACTTGAAGCAAGCTTTGGCCGTCGCGACGGCTTGA
- a CDS encoding Gfo/Idh/MocA family protein — protein MTRLRPTRRDFLKASAATTAVTTPYFYSQPRTLADETASANSRIPIGVIGSGGMAGGNMKAAKDWLDVVAICDADSDRAAKFNESHSGGKAKVYTDYHDILADDSIPLIHVATPDHWHTKPLIEAMLAGKDVYCEKPLTLTIDEGKQIRKVQKETGRIVQVGTQQRSTFNLFVKAMAIVAEGRLGKIKRLECGIGGAPSSPSIPVADVPANLDWDRWLGPAPETDYRFLSTGKGRPNTNCHYEFRWWYQYSGGKLTDWGAHHVDIANWALKLNGQTAGPTGISGSADHPVEFADGVPQQDDRYNTATKFEFTVSYPDGAEMVIRSNSRNGVLIEGEKGRIFVSRRNLDGAPVDALKENPLADDTIAKVYKNLPMERNERQAHWANFLHCHREGLEPISDVHSHMQMLNICHLAGISARLGRDLKWDDSAEQIVGDDEANAMLARPYREGYEIQMG, from the coding sequence GTGACACGCCTTCGTCCCACCCGACGTGATTTCCTGAAAGCTTCCGCCGCGACCACTGCGGTGACGACCCCTTACTTCTATTCGCAACCGCGGACGTTGGCCGATGAAACGGCATCGGCCAACAGTCGGATTCCGATCGGCGTGATCGGCAGCGGCGGGATGGCGGGGGGCAACATGAAAGCCGCCAAAGACTGGCTGGACGTCGTCGCGATTTGTGACGCCGACAGCGATCGTGCCGCAAAGTTCAACGAAAGTCACAGCGGTGGAAAAGCTAAGGTTTACACCGATTATCACGACATCCTGGCCGACGACAGCATCCCGCTGATTCACGTGGCCACACCGGACCACTGGCACACCAAGCCGCTGATCGAAGCCATGTTGGCCGGCAAAGACGTCTACTGCGAAAAACCGCTGACGTTGACCATCGACGAAGGCAAACAGATTCGCAAAGTCCAGAAGGAAACCGGACGCATCGTCCAGGTCGGCACACAGCAGCGCAGCACGTTCAACCTGTTCGTCAAAGCAATGGCGATCGTCGCCGAAGGCCGATTGGGCAAAATCAAACGTCTGGAGTGCGGCATCGGCGGGGCACCGTCCAGCCCGTCGATTCCCGTTGCCGATGTGCCCGCCAATTTGGATTGGGATCGCTGGTTGGGACCCGCACCGGAAACCGACTATCGGTTCCTGTCCACCGGCAAGGGGCGTCCGAACACGAACTGCCATTACGAGTTTCGGTGGTGGTACCAGTACAGCGGCGGCAAGTTGACCGATTGGGGTGCCCACCACGTCGACATCGCCAATTGGGCATTGAAGCTGAACGGCCAGACCGCCGGACCGACCGGCATCAGCGGGTCGGCCGATCACCCGGTCGAATTTGCCGATGGCGTTCCCCAACAGGACGACCGATACAACACGGCGACCAAATTCGAGTTCACTGTCAGCTATCCCGATGGGGCGGAAATGGTGATCCGCAGCAATTCCCGCAACGGGGTCCTGATCGAAGGCGAAAAAGGACGCATCTTCGTCAGCCGCCGCAATTTGGACGGAGCTCCCGTCGATGCGCTCAAGGAAAACCCGCTGGCAGACGACACGATCGCCAAGGTTTACAAGAACCTGCCGATGGAGCGCAATGAACGCCAAGCCCACTGGGCGAACTTCCTTCATTGTCATCGCGAAGGCTTGGAACCGATCAGCGACGTCCACAGCCACATGCAGATGCTGAATATTTGTCACTTGGCGGGGATTTCGGCCCGCTTGGGACGTGACCTGAAATGGGACGATTCGGCCGAGCAGATCGTCGGTGACGACGAAGCCAATGCGATGCTGGCCCGACCGTACCGGGAAGGCTACGAAATCCAAATGGGCTGA
- a CDS encoding TIGR00266 family protein, producing the protein MRGGQANGSRNAVAIDYEIFGHETQYVEITLDPGEQTIAEAGALMFMSDGITMETVFGDPGQQGGGFWAKAMSAGKRVLTGESLFMTTFTNHGRGRAVVAFGAPYPGRMIPMHLDQLGGELICQKDAFLCGARGIQIDIAFQKKIGAGLFGGEGFIMQRLRGDGIAIVHAGGTMMYRELAAGEKLRLDTGCLMAIGPTVQYDIEFVGGLKNAFLGGEGLFMATVVGPGPVWLQSLPFSRLAGRVASAIPRAGSGSSKGEGTVLGGLGEMFMGD; encoded by the coding sequence ATGCGTGGCGGCCAAGCCAACGGGTCGCGAAACGCGGTCGCGATTGATTACGAGATCTTTGGTCACGAAACGCAGTACGTAGAAATCACGTTGGACCCGGGCGAACAAACGATCGCCGAAGCCGGCGCGTTGATGTTCATGTCCGACGGCATCACGATGGAAACCGTCTTTGGTGACCCCGGCCAGCAAGGCGGCGGTTTCTGGGCCAAGGCCATGTCCGCCGGCAAACGAGTGCTGACCGGCGAATCGCTGTTCATGACCACCTTTACCAACCATGGCCGCGGGCGAGCGGTGGTCGCGTTCGGCGCCCCCTACCCCGGTCGCATGATTCCGATGCACCTGGACCAATTGGGCGGCGAACTGATTTGCCAAAAGGACGCGTTTCTGTGCGGGGCCCGAGGGATCCAAATCGACATCGCGTTCCAGAAAAAGATCGGTGCCGGGCTGTTCGGCGGCGAAGGGTTCATCATGCAACGGTTGCGGGGCGACGGCATCGCAATCGTGCATGCCGGTGGGACCATGATGTATCGCGAACTGGCGGCCGGAGAAAAACTGCGGCTGGATACCGGTTGCTTGATGGCGATCGGCCCGACCGTCCAGTACGACATCGAGTTCGTCGGTGGACTGAAAAACGCGTTTTTGGGCGGCGAAGGCCTGTTCATGGCCACCGTGGTCGGACCGGGCCCGGTGTGGCTGCAATCGTTGCCGTTTTCGCGTCTGGCCGGACGCGTCGCATCGGCGATCCCTCGTGCCGGAAGCGGCAGCAGCAAAGGCGAAGGCACCGTGCTGGGCGGCCTGGGTGAAATGTTCATGGGCGACTAA
- a CDS encoding SseB family protein has product MVAPLSDDAYADFVAAIADSDVQRIQSILSGTEFILISVEDPDEPEDSEEIGALTAELEDQDVLVVFSSESHAEQFVNAQADVFEDIEEVQGFTVGGELLMDYLPDDYGILINPETDDVQLIDADIADQMRPPVDEDAS; this is encoded by the coding sequence ATGGTTGCACCACTATCCGACGATGCCTACGCCGATTTCGTCGCGGCGATCGCTGACAGCGATGTCCAACGGATCCAATCGATCCTGTCTGGCACCGAATTCATTTTGATCAGCGTGGAAGATCCGGATGAACCGGAGGATTCCGAGGAGATCGGCGCGCTGACCGCGGAACTGGAGGACCAGGATGTCTTGGTCGTCTTCAGCAGCGAAAGTCACGCCGAACAATTCGTCAACGCGCAAGCCGACGTCTTTGAGGATATCGAAGAAGTCCAGGGCTTCACCGTGGGCGGCGAATTGCTGATGGATTATCTGCCCGACGACTATGGGATCCTGATCAACCCGGAAACCGACGATGTGCAGCTGATCGACGCCGACATCGCGGACCAGATGCGACCTCCGGTCGACGAAGACGCATCCTAG
- a CDS encoding GNAT family N-acetyltransferase, producing the protein MEFVTIQWCTPLYQEALDLRHEVLRKPLGISFSPEDLDAEHSDRHFGVTVDGTLVATLSARPLDGGEVKFRQMAVAPEHQNKGVGAFLMRNAEGLLEDSGVSSFRLHARDDATGFYQKLGYQNVDAPFVEVGIPHQAMQKHAGT; encoded by the coding sequence GTGGAATTCGTGACGATCCAATGGTGCACGCCGCTTTACCAAGAAGCGTTGGACCTGCGCCACGAAGTCCTCCGCAAGCCGCTGGGGATCAGCTTTTCCCCGGAGGATTTGGATGCCGAGCATTCCGATCGGCATTTCGGCGTGACCGTCGACGGCACCCTGGTTGCCACCTTGTCGGCCCGCCCATTGGACGGCGGCGAGGTCAAGTTCCGTCAGATGGCGGTCGCCCCGGAGCATCAGAACAAGGGCGTCGGCGCGTTCTTGATGCGAAATGCCGAGGGGCTGTTGGAGGATTCAGGTGTGAGCTCGTTCCGGCTTCACGCCCGTGATGACGCAACGGGCTTTTATCAAAAGCTGGGCTATCAGAACGTCGATGCCCCGTTCGTCGAAGTCGGCATCCCGCACCAAGCGATGCAGAAACACGCCGGAACTTAG
- the aroF gene encoding 3-deoxy-7-phosphoheptulonate synthase, translating into MILILQSKATDDQVDHVIEKVESLGLKAHLSRGTYRTIVGIIGDESKLSEERLRSIPGVSEVVPVLPPYKLASLEAHPEPSVVNVSGVQIGGGHLGMIAGPCSVEDADRMHRIAKSVRDAGANLFRGGAYKPRTSPYAFQGLGEDGLKILREVGDEYGMPIVTEVTDPRNVELVAKYADMLQVGARNMQNFVLLTEVGKTSRPVLLKRGMSATIKDLLMSAEYVLSQGNPNVVLCERGIKGFDTITRNLFDVAAVPAVKALTHLPIIVDPSHATGRPDLIPPCALAGIAAGADGVHVEVHDCPEEAKSDGPQALLPDQYQELAKQMRQLAELFQKTISPLPEALA; encoded by the coding sequence GTGATCCTGATTTTACAAAGCAAAGCCACCGACGATCAGGTCGACCATGTGATCGAAAAGGTGGAATCGCTCGGCCTGAAAGCCCACCTGAGCCGCGGAACGTACCGCACGATCGTCGGCATCATCGGCGACGAATCCAAGCTTAGCGAAGAACGATTGCGATCGATCCCGGGCGTCAGCGAAGTCGTCCCGGTGTTGCCGCCATACAAGTTGGCTTCCCTGGAAGCCCACCCCGAACCCAGCGTCGTCAACGTGTCGGGCGTCCAAATCGGTGGCGGCCATTTGGGAATGATCGCCGGCCCGTGCAGCGTCGAAGACGCCGACCGGATGCACCGCATCGCCAAATCCGTCCGTGACGCCGGAGCGAACCTGTTTCGCGGCGGTGCCTACAAGCCCCGCACCAGCCCCTACGCATTCCAGGGTTTGGGCGAAGACGGACTGAAGATCCTTCGCGAAGTCGGGGACGAATACGGCATGCCGATCGTCACCGAGGTGACCGATCCACGCAACGTCGAATTGGTCGCCAAGTACGCCGACATGCTGCAGGTCGGTGCCCGCAACATGCAGAACTTTGTGCTGTTGACCGAGGTCGGCAAGACGTCGCGTCCGGTGCTGTTGAAACGCGGCATGAGCGCGACGATCAAAGACCTGTTGATGAGCGCCGAATACGTATTGTCGCAGGGCAACCCGAACGTCGTGCTTTGCGAACGCGGCATCAAAGGCTTCGATACGATCACCCGAAACTTGTTCGACGTGGCGGCCGTCCCCGCGGTCAAAGCCCTGACGCACTTGCCCATCATCGTCGACCCGTCGCACGCGACCGGACGACCAGACCTGATCCCGCCGTGTGCCTTGGCCGGCATCGCGGCCGGCGCCGATGGCGTCCACGTTGAAGTGCACGACTGTCCCGAAGAAGCCAAAAGCGACGGTCCTCAAGCACTGCTACCCGACCAATACCAAGAGCTGGCCAAGCAAATGCGACAGCTGGCCGAACTGTTTCAAAAGACCATTTCACCGCTCCCGGAGGCCCTGGCATGA
- the tpiA gene encoding triose-phosphate isomerase, which yields MTRRTLIAGNWKMNMRAESAAALAKGIVDAVGNTPAVDVAVCPPSVYLAPVADVVAGSSVGLGAQNLYPESDGAFTGEVNAAMLTDIGCRYCILGHSERRQLMGETDKDVSTKLHAALAGNLIPIVCVGETLEQRESRTTEDVIAKQIEGSLAGLDEARAAGIVIAYEPVWAIGTGKTASKEQAEEVHVFIRGLLTKQFGGEVAEQIRIQYGGSVKPGNAAELLAQPNIDGALVGGASLKVDDFVAIINAS from the coding sequence ATGACTCGCCGCACCCTGATCGCTGGCAACTGGAAAATGAACATGCGGGCCGAATCGGCCGCCGCACTTGCCAAAGGCATCGTCGACGCTGTCGGCAACACGCCGGCGGTGGACGTGGCGGTTTGCCCTCCGTCGGTCTACTTGGCTCCCGTCGCCGACGTCGTCGCCGGATCCTCGGTCGGCCTCGGCGCCCAAAACCTGTATCCGGAATCCGACGGCGCTTTCACCGGCGAAGTCAACGCGGCGATGTTGACCGACATCGGTTGCCGCTACTGCATTCTGGGCCACAGCGAACGTCGCCAATTGATGGGCGAAACCGACAAGGATGTTTCCACCAAGCTGCATGCCGCGTTGGCGGGCAATCTGATCCCGATCGTCTGCGTCGGTGAAACCTTGGAACAACGTGAATCGAGAACAACCGAAGACGTCATTGCCAAACAGATCGAAGGCTCGTTGGCCGGACTGGACGAAGCCCGCGCCGCGGGAATCGTCATCGCCTACGAACCGGTCTGGGCCATCGGCACGGGCAAGACGGCCAGCAAGGAACAGGCCGAAGAAGTCCACGTCTTCATTCGCGGATTGTTGACCAAACAATTCGGTGGCGAAGTCGCCGAACAAATTCGCATCCAGTACGGCGGAAGCGTCAAACCGGGCAACGCCGCCGAATTGCTGGCCCAGCCGAACATCGACGGTGCCTTGGTCGGCGGAGCTAGCCTGAAGGTCGACGATTTTGTGGCGATCATCAACGCTTCCTGA
- the secG gene encoding preprotein translocase subunit SecG, with amino-acid sequence MNLMILGSFAGVVLGTLMAFLSLFLILLVLIQRGRGGGLTGALGGPGGQSAFGSKAGDTFTVITVVVAAVWAFTCAFTMWLLGTHTLPVADNTPAVSSGPGDDADETTDGLNIPTGDSLGLGGLSVGDDASGSANENVQLTPADGGDAAADADADTDDQATESNTETAADDEAVSDDATNGDDAGSQDGDEPTETDESTSAE; translated from the coding sequence ATGAACCTGATGATCCTTGGAAGCTTCGCCGGCGTCGTGCTGGGCACCCTGATGGCTTTCCTTTCACTGTTCTTGATCCTTCTGGTCCTGATCCAGCGTGGCCGCGGCGGCGGATTGACCGGTGCCCTGGGTGGACCGGGCGGTCAAAGTGCGTTCGGCAGCAAAGCGGGCGACACGTTCACCGTGATCACCGTCGTGGTGGCCGCCGTCTGGGCTTTCACTTGCGCGTTCACGATGTGGTTGCTGGGCACCCACACGTTGCCGGTCGCAGACAACACACCAGCGGTTTCCAGTGGACCGGGCGATGATGCCGACGAAACGACCGACGGATTGAACATCCCCACCGGCGATTCGCTGGGACTCGGTGGCCTGTCGGTCGGCGACGATGCCAGCGGTTCGGCCAACGAGAATGTGCAACTGACGCCCGCCGACGGCGGTGACGCAGCGGCCGATGCCGATGCCGATACCGATGATCAGGCGACGGAATCAAACACCGAGACCGCGGCGGACGACGAAGCCGTCTCCGACGATGCGACGAACGGTGACGACGCGGGATCCCAAGACGGCGACGAACCGACCGAGACGGACGAATCCACGTCCGCCGAATAA